One part of the Alistipes onderdonkii genome encodes these proteins:
- a CDS encoding IS3 family transposase: MAGLSRGAHCPRERERAQAIEGLRPQCRLSVLLKAAGMARSTFYYHFRKSKQPDKYAREKESIIRLYHEHKGRYGYRRITVEMNKIGYAINHKTVLKLMNICGIKSQVRLRKYCSYKGQIGRIAPNLLQRDFAAEKPNQKWVTDLTEFSVCGVKLYLSPIMDLYNREIISYKIAERPNFMQIMKMLDDAFARIPDSPGIVLHSDQGWQYQMKQYQLRLRQKGITQSMSRKGNCLDNAAMESFFGLLKSELLYLQKFSSIDHFRKELEEYIDYYNNKRIKKYLNNMSPVQYRTHAI, from the coding sequence ATTGCAGGCCTTAGTCGAGGAGCGCATTGTCCGCGAGAGCGGGAAAGAGCCCAAGCCATCGAAGGACTAAGGCCGCAGTGCCGGCTTTCAGTATTGCTCAAAGCCGCAGGGATGGCGCGAAGCACATTTTATTATCACTTCAGAAAATCAAAACAACCCGATAAATATGCTCGCGAAAAAGAGAGTATTATAAGGTTATATCACGAACATAAGGGGCGTTATGGTTATCGGCGCATTACCGTTGAAATGAATAAGATCGGATATGCGATAAATCACAAAACCGTACTTAAGCTGATGAATATTTGCGGGATAAAAAGTCAGGTCAGGCTCCGTAAATACTGTTCATACAAAGGACAGATCGGACGGATAGCGCCCAATCTTCTGCAACGCGACTTTGCAGCCGAAAAACCGAATCAGAAGTGGGTTACTGACCTTACGGAATTTTCGGTTTGCGGCGTAAAGTTATATCTATCGCCGATTATGGACTTATATAACCGGGAGATTATTAGCTATAAAATAGCTGAACGCCCTAACTTTATGCAGATCATGAAGATGCTGGACGATGCGTTTGCCAGAATACCGGATTCTCCGGGTATTGTCTTGCATTCCGACCAGGGCTGGCAGTATCAGATGAAGCAGTATCAGCTCCGTTTAAGACAGAAAGGTATTACACAGAGCATGTCGCGCAAGGGTAACTGTCTGGATAACGCTGCTATGGAAAGTTTCTTTGGATTATTGAAGTCCGAATTATTATATTTGCAAAAATTCTCATCCATAGACCATTTCCGAAAAGAATTGGAAGAATATATCGACTACTACAATAACAAGCGGATAAAGAAATACTTAAACAACATGAGCCCGGTACAATACCGAACTCATGCCATCTAA
- the metG gene encoding methionine--tRNA ligase, whose translation MAKEFKRYLVTSALPYANGPVHIGHLAGVYIPSDIYTRYLRLKGCDVISVCGSDEHGVPITIKARKEGVTPQQIVDRYHNLIKKSFEGLGMSFDIYSRTSSATHAATASEFFRKLYDEGKFIEKTSMQYYDEEAQTFLADRYIVGTCPKCGNDRAYGDQCEKCGSTLSPDELIDPHSAVSGSVPVKRETKHWYLPLDQYEGFLREWILDGHKEWKTNVYGQCKSWLDGGLQPRAVSRDLDWGIPVPVEGAEGKVLYVWFDAPIGYISATKDLTPDWEKYWKSEDTKMVHFIGKDNIVFHCIVFPSMLKAHGGYILPENVPANEFLNLEGDKISTSRNWAVWLHEYLGEFPGKEDVLRYVLCANAPETKDNDFTWKDFQARNNNELVAVLGNFVNRALVLTQKYYGGEVPACGEMNDYDRQTVAEVAAVKGSLEANIENYRFREALKDAMNIARIGNKYLADTEPWKVIKTDSGRVKTILNIALQITANTAIAIEPFMPFSASKILKMLAVEKFGWERLGAMELIAAGHKIGEASLLFEKIEDDVIQRQLDKLAATKEANLAAENLQNIEPQKDTIQFDDFQKMDIRVSTILAAEKVAKTKKLLKLTVDTGIDQRTIVSGIAEYFTPEELVGRRVLVLVNLAPRELKGIVSQGMILMAEDASGKLLLLGPDGNTNNGAIVG comes from the coding sequence ATGGCAAAAGAGTTCAAGCGTTACCTCGTTACATCGGCTCTCCCCTATGCAAACGGCCCGGTGCATATCGGCCATCTGGCGGGAGTTTATATACCTTCGGATATTTACACGCGTTACCTGCGGCTGAAGGGCTGCGACGTGATTTCGGTCTGCGGATCGGACGAGCACGGCGTACCTATCACCATCAAGGCCCGCAAGGAGGGTGTGACCCCGCAGCAGATCGTGGATCGTTATCACAACCTGATCAAAAAGTCGTTCGAGGGGTTGGGAATGTCGTTCGACATCTATTCGCGGACATCGTCGGCGACCCATGCCGCGACCGCGTCGGAATTTTTCCGCAAACTTTACGACGAGGGGAAATTCATCGAGAAGACCTCCATGCAGTATTACGACGAGGAGGCGCAGACGTTCCTTGCCGACCGTTATATCGTCGGCACTTGTCCCAAATGCGGGAACGACCGTGCCTACGGCGACCAGTGCGAGAAATGCGGGTCTACCCTCTCGCCCGACGAGCTGATCGACCCGCATAGCGCCGTGTCGGGTTCGGTTCCGGTCAAAAGGGAGACGAAGCACTGGTATCTCCCGCTGGATCAATACGAAGGCTTCCTCCGCGAGTGGATACTCGATGGGCATAAGGAGTGGAAGACGAATGTCTACGGACAGTGCAAGAGCTGGCTCGACGGCGGATTGCAGCCCCGTGCCGTGAGCCGTGACCTCGACTGGGGCATCCCCGTGCCCGTGGAGGGTGCCGAAGGGAAGGTGCTCTATGTGTGGTTCGACGCTCCGATCGGTTACATATCCGCCACGAAAGACCTTACCCCCGATTGGGAAAAGTACTGGAAGTCGGAAGACACCAAGATGGTGCATTTCATCGGCAAGGACAATATCGTGTTCCACTGCATCGTCTTCCCCTCGATGCTCAAGGCGCACGGGGGTTATATACTGCCCGAGAACGTGCCGGCCAACGAGTTCCTGAATCTCGAGGGCGATAAGATTTCGACCTCACGCAACTGGGCGGTATGGCTGCATGAATACCTGGGGGAGTTCCCCGGAAAGGAGGACGTATTGCGCTATGTGCTGTGTGCCAATGCCCCCGAAACCAAGGATAACGACTTTACATGGAAGGATTTCCAGGCCCGCAACAACAACGAGCTGGTTGCTGTGCTGGGAAATTTCGTCAACCGTGCGCTGGTGCTTACGCAGAAATATTACGGCGGAGAAGTTCCTGCCTGCGGAGAGATGAATGATTATGACCGTCAGACAGTTGCGGAGGTAGCTGCCGTGAAGGGTTCGCTCGAGGCCAATATCGAGAACTACCGTTTCCGCGAAGCCCTGAAGGATGCCATGAACATTGCGCGTATCGGCAACAAGTATCTGGCGGACACCGAGCCGTGGAAAGTCATCAAGACCGATTCCGGGCGCGTGAAAACGATTCTCAACATTGCGTTGCAGATTACGGCCAATACGGCGATTGCCATCGAGCCTTTCATGCCTTTCTCGGCGTCGAAGATCCTGAAGATGCTCGCCGTGGAGAAATTCGGATGGGAGCGCCTCGGGGCGATGGAGCTGATCGCTGCCGGGCATAAGATCGGCGAGGCGTCGTTGCTCTTCGAGAAGATCGAGGACGACGTGATCCAGCGCCAGTTGGATAAGCTTGCGGCGACGAAAGAGGCTAACCTGGCTGCTGAAAATTTGCAAAATATTGAACCTCAGAAAGATACGATACAATTCGACGATTTCCAGAAAATGGATATCCGGGTTTCTACGATCCTTGCGGCGGAAAAGGTCGCCAAGACGAAGAAATTGCTTAAATTGACGGTGGACACGGGGATCGACCAGCGGACGATCGTTTCGGGAATAGCGGAATATTTTACTCCCGAAGAGCTGGTCGGGCGCAGGGTGCTGGTTCTTGTAAACCTCGCTCCCCGCGAACTGAAAGGTATCGTGTCGCAGGGCATGATCCTGATGGCCGAAGATGCTTCGGGGAAACTGCTGCTGCTGGGCCCCGACGGAAATACGAATAACGGTGCTATCGTAGGATAA
- a CDS encoding fibronectin type III domain-containing protein encodes MKIFKMLTALAAFFAVALFSGCDDDKRPEPDPQPVKLASPEIVFKDVKPTSFAASWTAVEHAAAFGYKLLATERGQEVVVAEVASYDAVEVSFSGLKPATKYTLEVVALAGNDPGYTDSDPAKASTTTADEPVVVTSPWVDVEFSYETVGGKGTLRVTNKANVKCAHFYSSTETVNVIGEGYDDEKTLIGYILLDYEENVPGVYMDTAEHKFNNNGAGFKAGDKLFYYVVGVDAADKPGDLNWFWVEIPANIGDPVIILDSPEV; translated from the coding sequence ATGAAAATCTTCAAAATGCTTACCGCACTTGCGGCTTTCTTTGCCGTGGCGTTGTTTTCGGGGTGTGATGACGACAAAAGGCCCGAACCCGATCCGCAGCCGGTGAAACTCGCTTCGCCCGAGATTGTCTTCAAGGATGTCAAACCCACGTCGTTCGCGGCTTCGTGGACAGCCGTGGAACATGCTGCGGCATTCGGCTATAAACTGCTGGCGACCGAAAGGGGACAGGAGGTCGTCGTGGCTGAAGTAGCTTCGTATGATGCCGTGGAGGTCTCTTTTTCGGGGCTCAAGCCCGCTACGAAATATACGCTCGAAGTCGTCGCGCTGGCCGGGAACGACCCGGGATATACCGATTCGGATCCGGCGAAGGCTTCAACGACGACAGCCGACGAACCGGTCGTCGTGACGTCGCCGTGGGTCGATGTCGAATTCTCTTACGAGACGGTCGGCGGAAAGGGGACGTTGCGTGTCACCAACAAAGCCAATGTCAAGTGTGCGCATTTTTATTCGAGTACCGAGACGGTGAATGTTATCGGCGAAGGGTATGATGACGAAAAGACGCTGATCGGGTATATCCTGCTGGATTACGAGGAGAACGTGCCGGGCGTTTATATGGACACGGCCGAGCACAAGTTCAATAACAACGGTGCCGGATTCAAGGCCGGCGACAAGCTCTTCTACTATGTCGTGGGCGTGGATGCGGCCGACAAACCGGGCGACCTGAACTGGTTTTGGGTCGAAATCCCCGCCAACATAGGCGACCCGGTGATTATCCTCGATTCGCCGGAGGTCTGA
- a CDS encoding branched-chain amino acid aminotransferase, producing the protein MENIDWSALGFDYHKTDVNVRYYFTDGKWSDMEVTSDEYIKMHMSASCLHYGIELFEGLKAFRGVDGKVRLFRVEDNARRLRSSAERLCLPLPTVEMVVNACVEVVRRNEAYIPPYGTGASLYLRPVMFGTTAGLGVKPAKDALLIVYCSPVGAYFKEGIKPILVAIDREQDRAAPRGTGDVKVGGNYAASLLSGEKGHKMGYSNIMYLDAAEHKYIEECGACNFFGIKDGKYITPKSPSVLPSITNMSLRQLARDMGLEVEDRKIPVEELASFEECGGCGTAAVISPIGTIYDMQTEKTYSYGDKVGKISLELYTRLQDIQYGRAEDKYNWCTIVL; encoded by the coding sequence ATGGAAAATATAGATTGGAGCGCCTTGGGGTTCGACTATCACAAGACCGACGTCAACGTCCGTTATTATTTTACGGATGGTAAATGGAGTGATATGGAGGTTACGAGCGACGAGTACATCAAGATGCACATGTCAGCTTCGTGCCTGCATTATGGCATCGAACTTTTCGAGGGTCTCAAGGCCTTTCGTGGAGTCGATGGGAAAGTCCGCCTGTTCCGTGTCGAGGACAATGCCCGCCGCCTCCGGTCTTCGGCCGAACGTCTTTGCCTTCCGCTGCCGACCGTCGAAATGGTCGTCAATGCCTGCGTCGAGGTCGTTCGGAGGAATGAAGCCTATATTCCCCCCTACGGAACAGGGGCCTCGCTCTATCTGCGTCCGGTGATGTTCGGAACGACGGCCGGCCTGGGGGTCAAACCTGCAAAGGATGCTTTGCTGATTGTCTACTGTTCGCCTGTGGGTGCTTATTTCAAGGAGGGAATCAAGCCGATCCTAGTTGCCATCGACCGAGAGCAGGATCGTGCTGCTCCACGTGGAACAGGCGATGTGAAAGTCGGCGGAAATTATGCGGCCAGCCTTTTGTCGGGTGAAAAAGGGCATAAAATGGGCTATTCAAATATCATGTATCTCGACGCTGCGGAGCATAAATACATCGAAGAGTGCGGTGCATGCAATTTCTTCGGCATCAAGGATGGCAAATATATCACTCCGAAATCCCCTTCGGTGCTTCCGTCGATCACCAATATGAGCCTCCGCCAGCTGGCCCGCGATATGGGGCTTGAGGTCGAAGACCGAAAAATCCCGGTCGAAGAACTTGCCTCTTTCGAGGAGTGCGGCGGCTGCGGAACGGCTGCCGTGATCTCCCCTATCGGCACTATCTATGACATGCAGACGGAGAAAACCTACTCTTATGGTGATAAGGTTGGTAAGATTTCTCTGGAATTATATACCCGATTGCAGGATATTCAGTACGGACGAGCTGAGGATAAATACAATTGGTGTACGATTGTTTTGTAG
- a CDS encoding helix-turn-helix domain-containing protein — protein sequence MKYNYEIRLKAVKLVLEGGLSVREAGCHLGCGRSQVHLWVTLFERHGLAGLKLRHGSYSAEFKLSVLKHMHQNHLSLLETAVHFGIPGPFVIRQWERLYQNQGAEGLRRKPQRRRPAMSKSKTKKVKLKTTPHEELLKELEYLRAENAYLKKLQALVEERIVRESGKEPKPSKD from the coding sequence ATGAAATATAATTATGAGATTCGTTTAAAGGCCGTAAAACTGGTACTCGAAGGCGGACTTTCGGTTAGGGAAGCCGGATGTCACTTGGGCTGTGGCCGCTCGCAAGTTCACTTGTGGGTAACATTATTCGAGCGCCATGGCCTTGCCGGCCTTAAGCTGCGCCACGGTAGCTACAGTGCAGAATTTAAGTTGTCAGTTTTGAAGCATATGCACCAAAATCATCTATCTTTGCTGGAGACAGCAGTGCATTTCGGCATTCCGGGCCCTTTTGTTATTCGTCAATGGGAGCGGCTCTATCAAAACCAAGGTGCTGAAGGCCTGCGGCGTAAACCGCAAAGAAGGAGGCCGGCCATGAGTAAATCGAAGACTAAAAAAGTCAAACTCAAAACGACTCCGCACGAAGAGTTGCTTAAGGAACTGGAGTATCTTCGTGCCGAGAATGCTTACTTAAAAAAATTGCAGGCCTTAGTCGAGGAGCGCATTGTCCGCGAGAGCGGGAAAGAGCCCAAGCCATCGAAGGACTAA
- a CDS encoding tetratricopeptide repeat protein — translation MKRLTAITVLCVLFLSAFAAGKGPAGAPGYPDSLRSVWLYTEGIKQNAIARDTVRAREFFVEAIRNDSTFAPAYYEMAANGMYSTPDEAVDLARTAFRLDTANKWYHQFLGQALIYARRYDEALAVYRRLRSDEPQNPDNYRILAALYEQAQQPFSAIATLDSAEVRFGRIPVLSTMKRQLLVSTRQMDKAVEEAEAMVEAVPYEAEHHVVLADLYGILGKDSLAKAEYDRALQIDSTDVGTLMSLADFYNGRHDYRAVLDVTQRLFESDKMPLDTKIKRFGIFTSDMRFYREYYPQLNTLASTLAVRYPQDRRVVELYAKHLIASGELEQALALYKLHLDDQPPVEEYFRSVIDIESYLQHPDSVNRYIGRALELFPGQVDFHLSKGHTLNYSKQYPQAIKAYKQSLGYARTDSLRSVIWGFIGDTWHQKATAGEQDIDDNFARAVRKGSFRADMKQCYKAYDHSLRYDPDNAMVLNNYAYFLSLEGRELEKALTMSSRAIALTDNNPTYLDTHAWVLFKLGRTAEAKKVMQQAIALDGQESAALLVHYGDILHAMGEQFMAEIYWRKGLEKGYDADQITRRMEQGKAEKE, via the coding sequence ATGAAACGTCTGACAGCGATCACGGTACTCTGCGTGCTCTTCCTTTCGGCATTCGCCGCCGGGAAAGGCCCCGCCGGCGCGCCCGGCTATCCCGATTCGCTGCGCAGCGTATGGCTGTATACGGAAGGCATCAAACAGAATGCCATCGCCCGCGATACCGTCCGGGCGCGGGAATTCTTCGTCGAGGCCATCCGCAACGACTCGACCTTCGCACCGGCCTATTACGAAATGGCCGCAAACGGCATGTATTCCACGCCCGACGAGGCGGTGGATCTGGCACGCACGGCCTTCCGGCTCGACACCGCCAACAAGTGGTACCACCAGTTCCTCGGGCAGGCACTCATCTATGCCCGCCGTTACGACGAGGCGCTGGCCGTCTACCGCCGCCTGCGCAGCGACGAGCCGCAGAACCCCGACAACTACCGGATTCTGGCCGCCCTCTACGAGCAGGCGCAGCAGCCCTTCTCGGCCATCGCCACGCTCGACTCGGCCGAGGTGCGCTTCGGGCGCATCCCGGTACTGAGCACCATGAAGCGGCAGCTGCTGGTCTCTACGCGCCAGATGGACAAGGCCGTCGAAGAGGCCGAGGCCATGGTCGAAGCGGTGCCTTACGAGGCCGAACACCACGTCGTGCTGGCCGACCTCTACGGCATTCTGGGCAAGGACTCGCTGGCAAAGGCCGAATACGACCGGGCATTGCAGATCGACTCGACCGACGTGGGGACGCTCATGTCGCTGGCCGATTTCTACAACGGCCGCCACGATTACCGGGCGGTGCTGGACGTTACGCAGCGGCTTTTCGAGTCGGACAAGATGCCGCTCGACACGAAGATCAAGCGTTTCGGGATCTTCACCTCCGACATGCGTTTCTACCGCGAATATTACCCCCAGCTCAATACGCTGGCCTCGACGCTTGCCGTCCGCTACCCGCAGGACAGGCGCGTCGTGGAACTTTATGCCAAACACCTGATCGCCTCGGGCGAGCTGGAACAGGCGCTCGCGCTCTACAAACTCCACCTCGACGACCAGCCGCCCGTCGAGGAGTATTTCCGTTCGGTGATAGACATCGAGAGCTATCTTCAGCATCCCGATTCGGTGAACCGCTATATCGGGCGCGCCCTGGAGCTCTTTCCCGGACAGGTCGATTTCCACCTCTCGAAAGGGCATACGCTGAATTATTCCAAACAATATCCCCAGGCGATCAAAGCCTACAAACAATCGCTGGGCTATGCCCGGACAGATTCGCTGCGCAGCGTGATCTGGGGATTTATCGGCGACACCTGGCACCAGAAAGCCACCGCCGGCGAACAGGACATCGACGACAATTTCGCCCGGGCTGTCCGAAAAGGTTCGTTCCGGGCGGATATGAAGCAGTGCTACAAAGCCTACGACCACAGCCTGCGCTACGATCCGGATAACGCCATGGTACTCAACAACTACGCCTATTTCCTCTCGCTCGAAGGGCGTGAACTCGAAAAGGCGCTCACGATGTCGAGCCGCGCCATCGCCCTCACGGACAACAACCCCACCTACCTGGACACCCATGCCTGGGTGCTCTTCAAGCTGGGACGCACGGCCGAGGCCAAGAAGGTGATGCAGCAGGCCATCGCCCTCGACGGGCAGGAGAGTGCGGCGCTGCTGGTTCATTACGGGGATATCCTGCATGCCATGGGCGAACAGTTCATGGCCGAAATATACTGGCGCAAGGGACTCGAAAAGGGCTACGACGCCGACCAGATCACCCGCCGCATGGAACAGGGCAAAGCCGAAAAAGAGTGA
- a CDS encoding murein hydrolase activator EnvC family protein — protein sequence MKPARILTLLFLFAAFTAAAQGGRDAIEEQKRVIAALEKRIADEERAISKIQEGRAATEERVRRLARQLDSRNQLLEETEKQVRLLRKEISRTDSVAGDLSSALERNRTQYAEMVREAYRNYKHNNYLTYIFSSRDFADVAKKITNLREVASMRERKLHDIAALSEQVAREKELLDRRKRSLDSVTQNLTAQKQKLQRDSRNARANIRQMSQKEKQALQRKLSQEQQLDVAISELRKLTKGNTEGASFSTKTTGLRLPVTAGSVKRYKENMAEIAGPKGAHVISIYDGKVVEIKRNRITNKYDVFVAHGEYITSYANMGSICVEKGQKVARNEQLGTIGSSVNIMTMETEYKLVFGIYPPNPGEKLRAENCFKR from the coding sequence ATGAAGCCCGCCCGCATACTGACCCTCCTTTTCCTGTTCGCCGCCTTTACCGCTGCGGCGCAGGGGGGCCGCGATGCCATCGAAGAGCAGAAACGGGTCATCGCCGCCCTGGAAAAGAGGATTGCCGACGAGGAACGCGCGATCTCGAAGATACAGGAAGGCCGCGCCGCCACCGAGGAACGGGTTCGCCGCCTGGCGCGCCAGCTCGACTCCCGCAACCAACTGCTCGAAGAGACCGAGAAGCAGGTGCGCCTGCTGCGCAAGGAGATATCCCGTACGGACAGCGTCGCCGGCGATCTCAGCTCGGCCCTGGAACGCAACCGTACGCAGTATGCCGAGATGGTACGCGAGGCCTACCGCAACTATAAGCACAACAATTACCTGACCTACATTTTCTCGTCGCGCGACTTCGCCGACGTCGCGAAAAAGATCACCAACCTGCGCGAGGTGGCTTCGATGCGCGAACGCAAACTGCACGACATCGCCGCACTTTCGGAACAGGTCGCCCGCGAGAAGGAGCTGCTCGACCGTCGCAAACGCTCGTTGGATTCGGTGACGCAGAACCTCACCGCCCAGAAACAGAAGCTCCAGCGCGATTCGCGCAACGCCCGGGCCAATATCCGCCAAATGTCGCAGAAGGAGAAACAGGCCCTGCAACGCAAACTGTCGCAGGAACAGCAACTCGACGTGGCCATCAGCGAGCTGCGCAAACTCACCAAAGGCAATACCGAGGGTGCGTCGTTCTCGACCAAGACCACGGGGCTGAGGCTTCCCGTCACGGCCGGTTCGGTAAAACGCTACAAGGAAAACATGGCCGAGATCGCCGGCCCCAAGGGTGCGCACGTCATTTCGATCTACGACGGAAAGGTCGTCGAAATCAAGCGCAACCGCATCACCAACAAATACGACGTTTTCGTGGCTCACGGCGAATATATAACCTCCTATGCCAACATGGGGTCGATCTGCGTCGAAAAGGGCCAGAAAGTGGCAAGAAACGAACAGTTGGGCACCATCGGCTCGTCGGTCAACATCATGACGATGGAAACCGAGTACAAACTGGTATTCGGCATCTACCCGCCGAACCCCGGCGAGAAGCTCCGCGCCGAAAACTGTTTCAAACGGTAA
- the ybeY gene encoding rRNA maturation RNase YbeY → MAIRYYNDDCTFRLPQKRLTAAWLRAVAEAEGYTPGDVSYIFCSAQRLLEMNRQWLGHDYFTDVITFDYSDRKGARIISGDIFIDVETVADNARQYGCTTLQEMRRVIVHGVLHLCGQGDKTPRTNAQMHRKEDKYLKFWEAAQ, encoded by the coding sequence ATGGCAATACGATACTATAACGACGATTGTACCTTCCGGCTGCCTCAGAAACGCCTGACGGCGGCATGGCTTCGCGCAGTGGCCGAAGCGGAAGGGTATACGCCGGGCGATGTGAGCTACATCTTCTGCTCGGCGCAACGGCTTCTGGAGATGAACCGCCAGTGGCTCGGGCACGACTATTTCACCGACGTCATTACGTTCGATTACAGCGACCGCAAAGGCGCCCGCATAATCTCGGGCGACATCTTCATCGACGTCGAGACCGTCGCCGACAATGCCCGGCAATACGGCTGCACGACGCTCCAGGAAATGCGCAGGGTCATCGTACACGGCGTGCTGCACCTCTGCGGGCAGGGTGACAAGACGCCCCGCACCAATGCACAGATGCACCGCAAGGAGGATAAATACCTCAAATTCTGGGAGGCGGCACAATGA
- the mnmG gene encoding tRNA uridine-5-carboxymethylaminomethyl(34) synthesis enzyme MnmG, with product MTLEYDIIVIGGGHAGCEAASAAARLGSRTLLLTMDMAKMASMSCNPAVGGVAKGQIVREIDALGGQMGRITDLTAIQFRMLNRSKGAAMWSPRAQCDKTRFSEEWRHTLENTLNLYIWQDAATELLFDTSATKPRVTGVRTRMGIEFACKAVILTAGTFLDGLMHCGTSHAEGGRAGDAASHGITESLRAIGFETGRMKTGTPARLDARTIDFEILEPQYGDEKPSKFSFSPDTQPVKYQLPCFLVYTSAEVHDILRTGFDRSPLFNGTITGIGPRYCPSIEDKLRTFADKDQHQLFLEPEGRSTNEYYLNGFSSSLPWEIQLEALHKIRGFEDLHIYRPGYAIEYDYFPPTQLHHSLETKLVSALYFAGQVNGTTGYEEAAAQGLMAGINAHRMLKGEEAVVLQRDEAYIGVLIDDLVTKGVDEPYRMFTSRAEYRILLRQDNADIRLTPIGYKIGLITQKRYDYFVKKNTLVESLISFARQQSIKAAEINDYLKAINSEPLSQGRKLYDILMRNNVSFDSLQAVLPKLRKFIETNRMEEEVIEEAEIQIKYKGYIEREKFIAEKLHRLENIRIPVDFDFHSMNSLTIEARQKLSRIRPENIGQASRIPGVSPADVNVLLVKFGR from the coding sequence ATGACACTCGAATACGATATAATCGTCATCGGCGGCGGACATGCCGGCTGCGAAGCGGCCTCTGCCGCCGCACGCCTGGGGTCGCGCACGCTGCTGCTCACCATGGACATGGCCAAGATGGCTTCCATGTCGTGCAACCCGGCCGTCGGGGGAGTAGCCAAAGGTCAGATAGTCAGAGAAATAGATGCTTTGGGAGGACAGATGGGACGCATTACCGACCTCACCGCGATCCAGTTTCGGATGCTCAACCGTTCGAAGGGCGCAGCCATGTGGAGCCCCCGTGCGCAATGCGACAAAACCCGTTTCTCGGAGGAGTGGCGCCATACGCTCGAAAACACGCTCAACCTCTATATCTGGCAGGACGCCGCCACCGAGCTGCTGTTCGACACCTCGGCAACCAAACCGCGCGTGACAGGCGTGCGGACGCGCATGGGCATCGAATTCGCCTGCAAGGCCGTCATACTTACCGCCGGTACGTTCCTCGACGGGCTGATGCACTGCGGCACATCGCACGCCGAGGGCGGCAGGGCAGGGGACGCCGCTTCGCACGGGATCACGGAGTCCCTGCGCGCAATCGGATTCGAAACCGGGCGTATGAAAACCGGTACGCCCGCACGCCTCGATGCCCGCACGATCGACTTCGAAATACTCGAACCGCAATACGGGGACGAAAAACCATCCAAATTTTCATTTTCCCCTGATACACAACCTGTTAAATACCAGCTTCCTTGTTTTCTGGTCTACACGTCGGCCGAGGTGCACGACATCCTGCGCACAGGGTTCGACCGCTCGCCGCTGTTCAACGGGACGATAACGGGAATCGGGCCGCGCTACTGCCCGAGCATCGAAGACAAACTGCGTACATTCGCCGACAAAGACCAGCACCAGCTCTTCCTCGAACCCGAAGGACGCAGCACCAACGAATACTACCTCAACGGTTTTTCTTCGTCACTGCCCTGGGAAATACAGTTGGAAGCACTGCATAAAATCCGGGGATTCGAAGACCTCCACATCTATCGCCCGGGCTATGCCATCGAATACGACTATTTTCCACCCACACAATTGCACCATTCGCTCGAAACGAAACTCGTTTCCGCCCTTTATTTCGCCGGGCAGGTCAACGGGACGACCGGATACGAAGAGGCCGCAGCCCAGGGGTTGATGGCCGGGATCAATGCACACCGGATGCTGAAAGGGGAGGAGGCCGTCGTATTGCAGCGCGACGAAGCCTATATCGGAGTGCTGATAGACGACCTTGTGACCAAAGGGGTGGACGAACCCTACCGCATGTTCACCTCGCGTGCAGAATACCGCATCCTGCTCCGGCAGGACAATGCGGACATTCGGCTTACTCCTATCGGATATAAAATCGGGCTTATTACCCAAAAAAGATACGACTATTTCGTCAAAAAAAATACGCTCGTAGAATCGCTTATTTCTTTCGCTCGCCAACAGAGTATCAAAGCAGCCGAAATTAACGACTATTTAAAAGCAATAAATTCCGAACCTTTATCACAGGGAAGGAAGCTTTACGACATACTAATGCGGAATAATGTTTCGTTCGATTCGTTGCAAGCCGTCCTGCCGAAGCTCCGAAAATTCATCGAAACGAACCGGATGGAGGAAGAGGTGATCGAAGAGGCAGAAATCCAAATCAAATATAAAGGATATATTGAACGCGAAAAATTCATTGCAGAAAAACTACATCGGCTCGAAAACATACGGATTCCTGTGGATTTCGACTTTCACTCGATGAATTCCCTGACTATCGAGGCCCGGCAAAAACTGTCCCGAATCCGTCCTGAAAACATCGGGCAAGCCTCGCGCATACCCGGAGTTTCACCCGCAGACGTAAATGTTCTCTTGGTAAAATTCGGAAGATAG